DNA from Tachysurus fulvidraco isolate hzauxx_2018 chromosome 16, HZAU_PFXX_2.0, whole genome shotgun sequence:
TAAATGCAAGGAACAAATTCTTTTACGGTTATAGCAAATAAAGTTCAATACTTTCATGCCATAACTTTACTTGCTTGTGGTTTAGTATGTTAAAACATTTGTAACAATAagagacattaaataaaagcatCATGTAAACATGCAATAACAATTATACCACTTTTTCTCCCAAATAAtattatcttcttttttttggtgtgtgataGCATCTCTATCTTAATCCACTAGTGATACAGACCTGCATACCCTGGAACTTTTGACTTGTCATTAGCTCTTGCCTCCTTGTTTTGCCACAAACAGAAATTAGGAATGTTATACACTCACAACTGGGGTTGACTGCTTCAGACAAGCCCTTACACGTTCACAGAGTTACACAGGGATTGACTCAGAGGGAGAAAACAGAGAATCAAGAAAGAcaacaagaaagagaaaaagatggaaaaggaaaaaagcatgaaagaaggATCAGGGCTTTCCCACATCAAATAAAATCTGCATGTCATTTTAGTTGATTATGGAGCAGATAGGTTGGATTATGGAGAATGGAATTTccaaaatgtttcttttaaaaagaGATTAGAGGCTTTTGTGTAAGATTGTCTTTTGATTTGTTAGGTCTTCTAAGAAAAAAGTTGGCTTTTCATGTGATGATCACAGAATTTTTATTAAAGGAGGTGTTTAAAGCATCCAAAAATTGCTTGACTACAGCTCGTCAAAACTGCTCCGGCACACTTTGCTGTCTAAGTGTCTTTAAATAGCTTAACACCTGGTCTAACTATCACTTAAAGCAAGCAAAGACAGCTCTGAGGCAAACCTAAAAGAAATGTGGGTTTACGTTGGCTGTAGAGAGCAATAACTTTGAATTTTTAAGCATAGTATATTTAATATGAAGGATAGTCTTTAACCATGGCTGCAATATTAATTGTCCACTTTTAAcaatatagttttttttctttcagaggCATTAGAGGCTCTGGCCAGCCTGAAAGGAAGGACCACAGAGCAGCTGTTTTTCAACCTCACATCAGTCCCGGCAGAGGAGCTCATCACGGCTGCAGAGCTACGCATCTTCAGAGACCAGGTGCTCAGTGACCTTAAGCAGAGCAACACCAGCCGTGCTGGAGCCTTTCAGCGAATTAACATATTTGAGGTGTTTAGGCCAGCGAATTCCCCCTCACAGGAGCCTCTTACCAGACTTTTGGACACTCGTCTGGTGCAGGACTCACACTCACGCTGGGAAAGCTTTGATGTAAGCTCAGCAGTAGCACGCTGGGCCACACAGCCACACCACAACCATGGCCTCATGGTGGAGATTCTGCACCCAAACGGGGCCAGTGATGGTGAGGAGGCAAAAACAAGCAGGAGTAGTCATGTGAGGGTAAGCCGGTCCCTTCATCCTGACATTGAATCCTGGGCTCAGGCTAGACCACTGCTGGTCACTTACAGCCATGATGGCCAGGGCACTGCAACACTCCACAGAGAAAAACGGCAGGTGCGGCGGCCACCAAAACAGCGACGTAGACACCACTGCCGGCGGCACCCACTCTATGTAGACTTTAGCGATGTGGGCTGGAATGTGTGGATTGTGGCGCCACCAGGCTACAATGCCTTTTACTGCCAAGGCGAGTGCCCGTTCCCACTGTCAGATCATCTGAATTCCACCAACCATGCCATTGTGCAAACGCTTGTGAACTCTGTGAACTCTAATGTGCCGCGAGCATGTTGCGTACCCACAGAGCTCAGTCCCATCTCTCTGCTGTACTTGGATGAGTATGAGAAGGTTGTCTTAAAGAACTACCAAGATATGGTGGTGGAGGGCTGCGGATGCCGATGAGAACAAAACTCATGAAGTTTAtgaagacttttttatttatataaaagaacATTCAAAAAgagttatttagttattttgaaaaaagatatatatatatatatatatatatatatatatatatatatatttttgtatttatatatatatatatatatatatatatatatatatacacacacacacacacacacacacacacacacacacacacacactcacacatatatatatatatatatatatatatatatatatatatatatatatatatatatatatatgaatgaatggttATATTTATGTTGACCAAAatgggaaaataaatattttaatgagtATTTTGCTTTTTAAGT
Protein-coding regions in this window:
- the bmp2b gene encoding bone morphogenetic protein 2b, translating into MVAVLRSVVALMLLLGQVWLGAAAGLIPDVERRRHAPEHSERFLRDFELRLLNMFGLKRKPTPSKGAVVPQYMLDLYYMHSENGEQKSIRRPRSIMGRHAERAASRVNTIRSFHHEEALEALASLKGRTTEQLFFNLTSVPAEELITAAELRIFRDQVLSDLKQSNTSRAGAFQRINIFEVFRPANSPSQEPLTRLLDTRLVQDSHSRWESFDVSSAVARWATQPHHNHGLMVEILHPNGASDGEEAKTSRSSHVRVSRSLHPDIESWAQARPLLVTYSHDGQGTATLHREKRQVRRPPKQRRRHHCRRHPLYVDFSDVGWNVWIVAPPGYNAFYCQGECPFPLSDHLNSTNHAIVQTLVNSVNSNVPRACCVPTELSPISLLYLDEYEKVVLKNYQDMVVEGCGCR